In Pirellulales bacterium, the following are encoded in one genomic region:
- a CDS encoding RNA polymerase sigma factor: MTPPSSSTACDAARRPAIDWSAALAEHGRWLRTVVVARVGEPQAVDEVMQEVSLAAVRSRSPLQDASKVAPWLYRLAVRQSLLYRRKQGRRRKLVDRFAERFRPTEQDSRTADPLDWLLADERERLVRVAMDRMPSRELEILMLKYTEGWSYKDLARHLDIDHSAVESRLHRARARLRGELAALNVIEVKR; the protein is encoded by the coding sequence ATGACACCTCCGAGTTCATCCACCGCCTGCGATGCGGCGCGACGACCGGCCATCGATTGGTCGGCTGCGCTGGCGGAGCATGGGCGCTGGCTGCGCACGGTGGTGGTGGCCCGCGTCGGCGAGCCGCAAGCCGTGGATGAGGTAATGCAGGAGGTTTCGCTGGCGGCGGTGCGTTCGCGTTCGCCGCTGCAAGACGCCAGCAAAGTGGCGCCGTGGCTATACCGTCTGGCGGTGAGGCAATCGCTGCTCTACCGGCGGAAGCAAGGAAGGCGGCGGAAGCTGGTCGATCGGTTTGCTGAGCGGTTTCGTCCCACGGAACAGGACTCCCGCACGGCGGATCCCTTGGATTGGCTGCTGGCGGATGAACGAGAGCGATTGGTGCGAGTAGCGATGGATCGGATGCCGTCGCGAGAGTTGGAAATCCTGATGCTCAAATACACCGAGGGGTGGAGCTATAAAGATTTGGCCCGACATTTGGATATCGATCATAGCGCGGTCGAGTCGCGATTGCACCGTGCGCGAGCGCGGCTCCGCGGCGAGTTGGCCGCGCTGAATGTGATTGAGGTGAAGCGATGA
- a CDS encoding ECF-type sigma factor produces MAPGDSITPWLSLLRDGHPEAAQRIWDRYFARLMGLARKKLGGRRLGIADEEDVAISALNSFCRNAREGRFPQLADSDGLWRLLIVITARKALHLLRDQGRHKRGGRAPTGSADSPDRQQAIDQLVGNEPTPGFAAQVAEQYEGLLGLLDADQRTIAIAKLEGLTNAEIAKRMNRALRTIERKLQLIRAVWEHAELS; encoded by the coding sequence ATGGCCCCTGGCGATTCGATCACTCCCTGGCTCAGCCTGCTGCGCGACGGACATCCCGAAGCGGCCCAACGAATCTGGGACCGCTATTTCGCGCGCTTGATGGGCTTGGCTCGTAAGAAACTCGGTGGCCGCCGGCTCGGTATCGCGGATGAGGAGGACGTGGCCATCAGCGCGCTGAACAGCTTCTGCCGCAACGCCCGCGAGGGAAGGTTTCCGCAATTGGCCGATAGCGACGGCCTCTGGCGGTTGCTTATCGTGATCACGGCCCGCAAGGCGCTGCATCTGCTTCGCGATCAAGGACGACATAAGCGCGGCGGCCGGGCGCCGACAGGCTCGGCGGATTCGCCGGATCGCCAACAGGCGATCGACCAATTAGTCGGCAACGAGCCGACGCCCGGATTTGCCGCTCAGGTGGCGGAGCAATACGAAGGCCTGCTCGGCCTATTGGACGCCGATCAACGGACGATCGCGATCGCCAAGCTAGAAGGCCTGACGAACGCGGAAATTGCCAAGCGGATGAACCGTGCGCTGCGGACGATCGAGCGCAAGCTGCAACTGATTCGGGCGGTGTGGGAACACGCGGAATTGTCATGA
- a CDS encoding PDZ domain-containing protein, protein MKRIWWRPFAVGVSLLAASIFPGAHSIRADEKPKEGRPADSADSDVKGARGVPDVLIAEPSLLHGEAVSSSNHYWIGVMCQPAGETLHAQLPDLPKGHGLLVQQVVPDSPAAKAGIQPNDILFSAGDKGLTEVADLSRAVETVKETELPIKLLRGGKTITIGVKPAERKPVAASPAGNDVEKIQKWMLQLNPEAGGAPAPIGNLPYVGRLFRAGDGNTGFAIALPSADGLKHELPDDLSIDIYREGKKPAKILVQKAEQKWEVTEGDLAKLPEDVRREVEPLVTGGPVQIHLGQNNGEPIRIVTSPGGDNLLYRNPGEAEDRIEKRLDEMSKGLDEVRATLKDLQRRHDGADKPSK, encoded by the coding sequence ATGAAACGCATTTGGTGGCGGCCATTTGCCGTAGGCGTGAGCTTGTTAGCGGCCAGCATCTTTCCTGGAGCCCATTCGATTCGCGCGGACGAGAAGCCGAAAGAAGGCCGTCCCGCCGATAGCGCCGATAGCGATGTGAAGGGAGCGCGGGGGGTGCCCGACGTCTTAATCGCCGAGCCGAGCCTTCTGCATGGTGAAGCTGTTTCCAGTTCCAACCATTACTGGATCGGCGTGATGTGCCAGCCAGCCGGCGAAACGTTGCACGCCCAGCTTCCCGATCTGCCGAAGGGCCATGGCCTGCTCGTTCAGCAAGTTGTTCCAGACAGCCCGGCTGCGAAGGCGGGGATTCAGCCAAATGACATCCTGTTCTCCGCCGGCGACAAGGGGCTGACGGAAGTAGCCGATTTATCCCGCGCCGTCGAGACTGTGAAAGAAACTGAACTGCCGATCAAGCTGCTCCGCGGCGGCAAGACGATAACCATCGGTGTTAAGCCCGCGGAACGCAAGCCTGTGGCCGCTTCGCCTGCTGGCAACGATGTCGAGAAGATCCAGAAATGGATGCTGCAATTGAATCCCGAAGCGGGGGGCGCGCCGGCGCCAATTGGGAACCTGCCGTACGTCGGGCGGCTGTTTCGCGCCGGGGACGGGAATACAGGATTCGCAATCGCATTGCCATCGGCAGACGGCTTGAAGCACGAACTGCCCGACGACCTGAGCATCGACATCTACCGCGAAGGGAAGAAGCCCGCCAAGATTTTGGTGCAGAAAGCCGAACAGAAATGGGAGGTCACCGAGGGAGACTTGGCGAAGCTCCCTGAGGACGTGCGGCGCGAGGTCGAACCGCTTGTGACTGGCGGCCCAGTGCAGATTCATCTCGGTCAAAACAACGGCGAGCCGATCCGGATCGTTACTTCGCCTGGTGGCGACAACCTGCTGTACCGCAATCCGGGCGAAGCCGAAGACCGCATCGAGAAACGGCTCGACGAGATGAGCAAGGGCTTGGACGAGGTGCGCGCGACGCTCAAGGACCTGCAGCGCCGCCATGACGGCGCCGACAAGCCGAGCAAGTAG
- a CDS encoding EVE domain-containing protein: MPDARRYWLVKSEPDCFSIQDLAASPRQTTFWDGVRNYQARNFMKEMRIGERVLFYHSSTEPPAVVGVAVVVGEAYPDSTAWDPQNMHHDINSSPSNPIWEMVDLRLEEIFPRPLGLDSLRAVPALAKMELLRKGSRLSVQPVTEKEFQTISRLAHPAAPSRPAKKTLKAVAKKIVKKPAKKPARKTVSRA, from the coding sequence ATGCCGGATGCCAGGCGCTACTGGCTCGTTAAAAGCGAGCCGGATTGCTTTTCGATCCAGGATTTGGCCGCCAGCCCGAGGCAGACGACCTTTTGGGATGGCGTGCGCAATTATCAAGCCCGGAATTTCATGAAAGAAATGCGGATCGGCGAGCGGGTGCTGTTCTATCACTCGAGCACCGAGCCGCCGGCCGTGGTCGGCGTGGCAGTCGTCGTGGGCGAAGCGTATCCCGATTCGACGGCCTGGGATCCGCAGAACATGCACCACGACATCAACTCGTCTCCGTCCAATCCGATCTGGGAAATGGTCGATCTACGGTTGGAAGAGATTTTTCCTCGGCCGCTCGGACTCGATTCGCTGCGGGCTGTCCCCGCCCTTGCCAAAATGGAGTTGCTCCGCAAAGGCTCGCGTCTCTCGGTGCAGCCGGTCACGGAAAAGGAATTCCAGACCATCTCGAGGCTGGCCCATCCCGCTGCGCCATCGCGCCCGGCGAAGAAGACCTTGAAGGCAGTCGCGAAGAAGATCGTGAAAAAGCCGGCGAAAAAACCGGCGCGCAAGACGGTTAGCCGCGCTTGA
- the bioF gene encoding 8-amino-7-oxononanoate synthase, which yields MPTASDNQLGWLDDELRQLDATGLRRRLVTRSGPQGPTVSLEADDGAALGSGGAELLNFSSNDYLALAGDPRLVAAAHTAALREGWGAGSSPLVTGHSRSHRDLELRLAEFLQTEGALVFPSGFAANSGTIAALVGRGDLVLGDQKNHASLIDGCRLSRAEVQVYPHRDMARLAEFLGESSRYRRRLIVTDTLFSMDGDLAPLADLVELARRHRAMLMVDEAHAIGVFGSNGRGVAEHFGLESELPIRVGTLSKALGSAGGFVAGSRRLIDWLCNRARSYVFSTAHPPAVAAAAIAALDIVRDEPQRRRALLERAASLRQSLREQGWNIGDAAGQIIPVVIGDAGATMQMAAALRDRGLFVPGIRPPTVPAGESLLRISLSRGHTAEMVERLANAISGSRATPPLPTSLRT from the coding sequence ATGCCGACTGCGTCTGACAACCAATTGGGATGGCTCGACGACGAATTGCGGCAACTGGATGCAACCGGATTGCGGCGGCGGCTTGTGACGCGCAGCGGACCGCAGGGACCGACTGTTTCGCTCGAAGCGGATGACGGAGCGGCACTCGGCAGCGGTGGCGCGGAGTTGCTCAACTTCAGCTCTAACGACTATCTTGCCCTGGCCGGCGATCCACGTCTTGTAGCGGCGGCGCATACGGCGGCGCTCCGCGAAGGGTGGGGCGCGGGGTCCAGCCCGCTCGTGACGGGGCATTCCCGCTCCCATCGCGATTTGGAACTGCGGCTGGCGGAGTTTTTGCAAACCGAGGGGGCGCTCGTCTTCCCTTCGGGATTTGCGGCGAATAGCGGTACGATCGCGGCCCTAGTCGGCCGCGGCGATCTGGTGCTCGGCGATCAGAAGAACCATGCCAGTCTGATCGACGGCTGCCGGCTGTCGCGCGCCGAGGTGCAGGTTTATCCGCATCGCGACATGGCCCGGCTCGCTGAGTTTTTGGGCGAATCGTCCCGTTATCGGCGGCGGCTGATCGTCACCGACACGCTGTTCAGCATGGATGGCGACTTGGCGCCGTTGGCCGATTTGGTGGAACTGGCCCGCCGGCATCGGGCGATGCTGATGGTGGACGAAGCGCACGCGATTGGCGTGTTCGGGTCGAACGGCCGCGGCGTCGCGGAGCACTTCGGCCTGGAATCCGAATTGCCGATTCGCGTCGGCACGCTCAGCAAAGCGCTCGGCAGTGCCGGCGGCTTCGTCGCTGGGAGCCGCAGGCTCATCGATTGGCTCTGCAATCGGGCGAGGTCTTACGTCTTTTCAACGGCGCACCCGCCGGCCGTCGCGGCGGCCGCGATCGCGGCGCTCGACATCGTTCGAGACGAACCGCAGCGGCGCAGAGCGCTTTTGGAGAGGGCCGCAAGTCTTCGTCAGTCATTGCGCGAGCAGGGGTGGAACATCGGCGATGCGGCCGGGCAGATCATTCCGGTCGTTATCGGCGATGCCGGCGCCACGATGCAAATGGCCGCCGCGCTGCGCGATCGAGGCCTGTTCGTCCCCGGCATTCGGCCGCCAACGGTGCCGGCAGGCGAATCGCTGTTGCGAATCAGCCTGAGCCGCGGTCACACTGCCGAAATGGTCGAACGGCTTGCGAATGCTATTTCCGGTAGCCGAGCGACTCCACCACTTCCAACATCTCTTCGTACGTGA
- a CDS encoding sigma-70 family RNA polymerase sigma factor codes for MSVSESSTKNYALHDPDVRLMLEVRDDNAAAFEELMLRYQNRLITVLEHLVGHRELAEDLAQDVFLRVYRARKRYLPGAKFSTWLFTIANNVASNALRDQSRRREINLATNDSQSTGAFGLDQIALAASGLMPARQIDKAEMRDVIRQAVGTLNDRQRMAVLLCKFESMSYEEIAQTMEMTAKAVKSLLARARGNLREVLQPYLQNGELRAAVENPYGKPGETNGLVSRPDS; via the coding sequence TTGTCTGTTAGCGAATCATCCACCAAGAACTATGCGCTGCACGATCCGGATGTGCGGCTGATGCTGGAGGTGCGCGACGACAACGCCGCCGCCTTCGAGGAGTTGATGCTGCGCTATCAGAACCGGCTGATCACGGTGCTGGAGCATCTGGTCGGGCATCGCGAGCTGGCGGAGGATTTGGCCCAAGACGTTTTCTTGCGGGTCTATCGAGCCCGAAAACGATACTTGCCGGGGGCGAAATTCTCGACCTGGTTGTTCACGATCGCCAACAACGTGGCCTCGAACGCCCTGCGCGATCAATCGCGCCGCCGCGAAATCAACCTGGCGACCAACGACAGCCAATCGACCGGGGCATTCGGCCTGGATCAAATCGCCTTAGCCGCCAGCGGCTTAATGCCGGCCCGGCAGATCGACAAGGCCGAAATGCGCGACGTGATTCGCCAGGCCGTCGGCACGCTGAACGATCGGCAGCGGATGGCCGTGTTGCTGTGCAAATTCGAGAGCATGAGCTATGAGGAAATCGCCCAGACGATGGAAATGACCGCCAAGGCGGTCAAATCGCTGTTGGCCCGAGCGCGCGGCAATCTCCGCGAGGTCCTGCAACCTTATTTGCAAAACGGCGAACTCCGCGCGGCAGTGGAAAACCCATACGGCAAGCCCGGTGAAACCAACGGCCTTGTCTCCCGCCCCGATTCCTAG
- a CDS encoding protein kinase — MTREPPDPEPALSLDTARHVDRLCDAFEAAWIAGPQPKIDDHLLGTSDGLRRELVRELIQIDLFYRRQRGENPQPSDYQEPYPDIDVGWLKLVIAAAGRSRGENFGRSESSDSPTNGSDKPRAARGQIGALRYFGDYELLEEIARGGMGVVFKARQVTLNRIVAVKMILSGLLALPEDVERFHAEAEAAANLDHPGIVPIFEVGEHEGQHYFSMGYVEGRSLSALVPEGPLPAREAAQLVRTVCDAVQYAHEHQIIHRDLKPANILLDRDGRPRVTDFGLAKHQQDDSSRTATGQVLGTPAYMPPEQAAGKLDLVGPTADVYALGAILYTLLTGRPPFQSASSVDTLRQVLEKEPLAPSELTAGVPRDLETIVLKCLQKAIPQRYATARALADDLQRFLDGRPILARPVGRIERGWRWCRRNPLSAALSSAVVLLLAAVAVISTAAAVGYHSQFTRAVVAEKAEKDAKQDALAKLWDSYVVAARAGRMSRRPGQRFGSLRAIEKALSLPLPPGRSKDELRTEAIAALLLPDLEVAKELPGLPRGTTAVAIDAAFERYARGDSQGNVTVRRVSDDAELFQIPGEGPISDYGGLAFSPDGRFLMQGCESPQGLRRRVWKLDGPQAVDVLTCYPLYGFAFSPDSREFAACFPGAWIHRYDLETGRDLNRFGLAGFVPTWLNWNPRRPQIAACDDRTAYHLLDLAKGKFGAAVPVAGAISWWDWHPDGRLLAFGNVDAHPKITILDTSTGKLALPPLEAHKTQGVVVRFNHAGDRLLSTDWSGLWRLWDTHTGQLLLTQPAGGVELCFSPDDSLVGLDATAQGLRMFRFRSGSEFCTIVHRLNSIADGYKGDDIVNCQLDPDGRLLAIPARDGVAVVDVVRGEEIALLPLGDNAPTGIEPSGALLTHGSPGLLRWPVTFDSATGERVYGPAQKLAPTMTQLPGGSGKSADGRVLMFPASNMGAVELLLPEGQEFQLTPQEDVRQCAVSPDGHWAVTGSHGAIKGPAAKIWDTQTGRHVRDLPVADDCFVSFSPDGKWLLTTGGGARLWSVGTWNEGPKLGNSALRGAFSADGALLAVEDVPGVVRLLVPDSGKEVDRLTAPETIRLTPLCFTRDGRRLVCCGGEDEALHVFDLGLIRSQLAAMGLDVDAPPYSSESDTAPEAVAVRIVGTEHLTGLASSRKVATGAKSDWSPDATKLVVTKKESGAMQDMGLEVHDLVSGAVRNLVARGKDPAWCPATDGPIAFVRGSDPAHEVVWLVRPDGSEERRIGVGGYPQWSADGKTLYFHSRSAGSIMAVSLNDAHAQPKHFFTPKESYYPAVSPDGSQVAYIGASQGLVVVKCPSGEVVKFPGRELVKNWPLGNIVHNGLVVWHPDGKRLAYCDFGTGSGVWVADLQSGKVRQVVGGNAWKPAWSADGRHFLYVISDDIYAVDSDKLPAP, encoded by the coding sequence ATGACGAGAGAACCGCCCGATCCCGAACCGGCCCTATCGCTCGACACCGCTCGGCACGTCGATCGGCTGTGCGATGCGTTCGAGGCGGCGTGGATCGCCGGTCCGCAACCCAAAATCGACGACCATCTGCTCGGCACGTCGGACGGGTTGCGCCGAGAACTGGTCCGCGAGTTAATCCAGATCGACTTGTTTTATCGCCGACAGCGGGGAGAGAATCCTCAGCCCAGCGACTACCAAGAGCCGTATCCCGACATTGACGTGGGTTGGCTGAAGCTGGTTATTGCCGCCGCGGGGCGCTCACGCGGCGAAAACTTCGGTCGATCAGAATCGAGCGACTCTCCTACAAATGGTTCGGACAAACCGCGCGCGGCACGTGGCCAGATTGGCGCGCTCCGCTACTTTGGCGACTACGAATTGCTTGAGGAGATTGCCCGCGGCGGGATGGGCGTCGTGTTCAAAGCCCGGCAGGTGACGCTGAATCGTATCGTCGCGGTGAAGATGATCCTTTCGGGTCTCCTGGCCTTGCCCGAGGATGTGGAACGATTCCATGCGGAAGCCGAGGCGGCGGCAAACCTCGATCATCCGGGCATCGTGCCGATCTTCGAGGTCGGTGAGCACGAGGGTCAGCATTATTTCTCGATGGGTTATGTCGAGGGCCGAAGTCTTTCCGCCTTGGTGCCCGAAGGGCCGCTGCCGGCGCGCGAGGCGGCGCAGCTCGTGCGCACTGTGTGCGATGCGGTGCAATATGCCCATGAGCACCAGATCATCCACCGCGACTTGAAACCGGCGAACATTCTGCTCGATCGCGATGGCCGGCCCCGCGTCACCGATTTCGGTTTGGCCAAACATCAGCAGGATGATTCGAGCCGGACGGCGACCGGTCAGGTGCTCGGCACGCCCGCCTATATGCCGCCCGAACAAGCCGCCGGCAAGCTCGACCTGGTTGGCCCGACAGCCGACGTTTACGCCCTCGGGGCGATTCTCTACACGTTGCTGACAGGCCGGCCGCCGTTTCAATCGGCCAGCAGCGTGGACACGCTGCGGCAGGTGCTCGAAAAGGAACCGCTCGCGCCGAGCGAGCTGACCGCCGGCGTGCCGCGCGATTTGGAAACGATCGTGCTCAAATGCCTGCAGAAGGCGATCCCACAGCGCTATGCGACCGCCCGAGCGCTGGCCGACGATTTGCAGCGATTTCTCGATGGGCGACCCATCCTGGCCCGGCCCGTCGGCCGCATCGAGCGCGGCTGGCGGTGGTGTCGGCGGAATCCGTTGTCAGCCGCGCTCAGTAGCGCTGTGGTTCTGCTCCTGGCAGCAGTGGCAGTCATTTCTACTGCTGCGGCAGTGGGATACCACTCTCAATTCACTCGAGCAGTGGTCGCCGAGAAAGCCGAGAAGGACGCCAAGCAAGATGCGCTCGCCAAGCTCTGGGATTCGTACGTCGTCGCGGCGCGAGCGGGAAGAATGAGCCGGCGGCCCGGTCAACGGTTCGGCAGCCTGCGAGCCATCGAGAAAGCGCTCTCGCTTCCGTTGCCGCCGGGCCGATCGAAGGACGAGCTGCGCACGGAAGCGATCGCCGCGTTGCTGCTGCCGGACCTCGAAGTGGCGAAAGAATTGCCCGGCCTTCCGCGCGGAACGACGGCCGTTGCCATTGACGCGGCATTCGAGCGCTATGCTCGCGGAGACTCGCAAGGCAATGTCACCGTCCGGCGCGTTAGCGACGACGCGGAGCTGTTTCAAATTCCCGGCGAGGGACCGATTTCGGATTACGGTGGCTTGGCCTTTAGCCCAGACGGACGGTTCTTAATGCAGGGCTGCGAGTCGCCTCAAGGGCTTCGCCGGCGCGTTTGGAAGTTGGATGGACCGCAGGCAGTCGATGTCTTGACTTGCTACCCACTATATGGTTTCGCGTTTTCCCCCGATTCCCGCGAGTTCGCCGCGTGCTTCCCTGGAGCTTGGATTCATCGATACGACCTGGAGACTGGCCGAGATCTGAACCGCTTTGGACTGGCGGGATTTGTGCCGACCTGGCTCAATTGGAATCCGCGCCGGCCGCAGATTGCGGCATGCGACGACCGGACAGCCTACCACCTACTGGATCTGGCAAAAGGAAAGTTCGGGGCAGCGGTTCCCGTGGCGGGAGCTATCTCGTGGTGGGATTGGCATCCCGACGGCCGCTTATTGGCTTTCGGGAACGTGGATGCGCACCCAAAGATCACCATTCTGGACACGTCGACTGGGAAGTTGGCGCTACCGCCCTTGGAAGCTCATAAGACCCAAGGCGTAGTCGTTCGCTTCAACCACGCCGGCGATCGACTGCTCAGCACGGATTGGAGCGGCCTTTGGCGCCTGTGGGACACTCACACCGGCCAATTGCTGCTGACTCAGCCGGCGGGCGGCGTTGAGCTGTGCTTTAGCCCCGATGATAGCTTGGTCGGCCTCGACGCCACGGCCCAAGGTCTGCGAATGTTTCGCTTCCGGAGTGGCAGCGAATTCTGCACCATCGTACACCGATTGAACTCGATCGCGGATGGGTACAAGGGCGACGACATTGTCAATTGCCAACTCGACCCGGATGGGCGGTTGCTGGCCATTCCTGCCCGCGATGGCGTTGCGGTGGTTGATGTGGTTCGCGGCGAGGAAATCGCTCTACTTCCACTGGGCGACAACGCGCCGACAGGAATAGAACCGTCCGGCGCACTGCTGACGCACGGCAGTCCCGGCCTACTTCGCTGGCCCGTAACTTTCGATTCCGCAACGGGCGAGCGTGTTTACGGGCCAGCGCAGAAGCTCGCCCCCACGATGACCCAGTTGCCAGGAGGCAGCGGCAAGTCCGCCGACGGTCGTGTGCTGATGTTCCCCGCGTCCAACATGGGGGCCGTCGAGCTACTCCTTCCCGAAGGTCAAGAGTTCCAATTGACTCCACAGGAAGATGTGCGGCAATGCGCGGTCAGCCCAGACGGCCACTGGGCCGTGACGGGGAGTCACGGCGCCATCAAAGGTCCGGCGGCAAAGATTTGGGACACACAAACCGGCCGGCATGTGCGAGACTTGCCGGTTGCAGACGATTGCTTCGTCTCGTTTAGCCCCGATGGTAAATGGTTGCTAACTACCGGCGGCGGCGCGCGGCTCTGGTCGGTCGGCACTTGGAACGAAGGCCCGAAGCTGGGGAACTCCGCGTTGCGGGGCGCGTTCTCGGCAGATGGTGCGCTCTTGGCCGTCGAGGATGTGCCAGGCGTGGTCCGGCTGCTCGTGCCAGATTCTGGCAAGGAAGTTGATCGGCTGACTGCGCCCGAAACGATCCGCCTCACCCCACTCTGTTTCACTCGCGATGGGAGGCGCCTGGTCTGCTGCGGGGGCGAGGATGAAGCGCTACACGTCTTCGACCTGGGCCTCATTCGATCGCAGCTCGCAGCGATGGGACTCGACGTAGACGCGCCCCCGTATTCGAGCGAGAGCGACACTGCGCCCGAAGCTGTCGCCGTTCGCATCGTCGGCACCGAACACCTCACCGGGCTCGCCTCGAGTCGCAAGGTCGCGACCGGCGCCAAGAGCGACTGGTCGCCCGACGCCACGAAATTGGTCGTAACGAAGAAAGAATCAGGAGCGATGCAGGACATGGGGTTGGAGGTACACGATCTTGTTAGCGGCGCGGTCCGTAATTTGGTCGCGCGCGGAAAAGACCCGGCATGGTGCCCCGCGACCGATGGTCCGATCGCCTTCGTCCGCGGGTCGGATCCGGCACATGAGGTTGTCTGGCTGGTGCGGCCGGATGGCAGTGAGGAGCGAAGGATCGGCGTCGGAGGTTATCCGCAGTGGTCGGCGGACGGCAAGACCTTGTACTTCCATTCGCGCAGCGCCGGGTCGATCATGGCGGTTTCACTAAACGACGCGCACGCTCAGCCGAAACACTTCTTCACGCCGAAGGAGTCTTATTATCCGGCCGTCTCGCCAGATGGAAGCCAAGTGGCCTATATCGGCGCTTCCCAAGGGCTGGTCGTCGTGAAATGCCCTAGCGGCGAAGTCGTGAAATTCCCTGGCCGCGAATTGGTCAAGAACTGGCCTCTTGGGAATATCGTCCACAATGGCTTGGTCGTTTGGCATCCGGATGGAAAACGGCTGGCGTACTGCGATTTTGGGACCGGTTCGGGAGTGTGGGTGGCGGACTTGCAATCGGGAAAGGTGCGTCAAGTCGTTGGCGGCAATGCCTGGAAACCAGCGTGGTCTGCCGACGGCAGGCACTTTCTCTACGTGATCAGTGACGACATTTACGCCGTCGATTCCGATAAGCTTCCGGCACCATAA